The DNA window AATGTAATCACCGGGATGAACTTGCTTCTCGCTCATCCCACGCGGGATCATCGCGACGTTCCCGCAATAGACGAGCGGATTTCCGAGATATCGATCGTCGAAGTAGACAGCTCCGTTGACCGTTGGAATTCCCATACGGTTTCCGTAGTCACGGACTCCCGAAACAACTCCCCGCATCACCGTTCGAGGATGAAGAACTCCCGGCGGCAAGCTGTCGAACCCGGTTTCGGGAGAAGCGAAACAGAAGACGTCTGTGTTGCAGACCGGTCGCGCTCCCATGCCGGTTCCAAGCGGATCACGAATCACTCCACCCAAGCCGGTATTCGCTCCACCGTAAGGCTCTAAAGCTGAGGGATGATTGTGCGTTTCAACTTTAATGCACACATCCTGCTTGTCGTCGAAGCGAACGATTCCGGCGTTATCTTTGAACACACTGACACACCAGTCCGCATCACCGAGGTTTTTTCGAATCGTTTGAGTAGCTGCGAAAACGGTCTCTTTGAGCATGTTCTCGAAGTGTCGTTCACCGTTCTCATCACGGTAGGCAATTCGACCAGCGAGAGTCTTGTGAGAACAGTGCTCACTCCAGGTTTGGGCGACCGTTTCGAGTTCGATATCTGTCGGGTCTCGCTCCATTTCCCGGAAGTAGTCTCGAATGGTCTGCATCTCTGTCAGACTCAAGTAGAGCTGACCTGTTTGACTCAGCGTCTTCAGTTCCTCGTCGCCCATTTCGCGAATGGCGACATGCTTCAGTTCGAATTCCTGTTCGCTCCCGACTGCCAGGCTGGTCAACTGCAGTGGACCGACCAAGACGCGGTCAATGGAATCGTTCGAGAGAACTCGGGAAGCGAATCGCTCGACTTCGCTCTCGTTAGAATCGGCATTCACCCAGTATTTGCGGCACGTCGAAACACGCTCGACTTGAAATCCCAACTCCTGAAGTGCTTTCGTCGCTGTCGCTCCGACGTTATCCGTCACTCCCGGTTTGAAGAGGACATTGAGTAAACGTTCGGTCTGGTCCGCCTGTGAACTATCTGGAAGAGAACGCACCGTCACCTGCTCGACCACTCGATCGGCAAGCACGTCAGCCGCCTGCTGTAACCGATTGTCATCAAGGCTTCCCTCGATCAAATACGATCGCGCTGATCGAACAGTTGCCAGGCTGTCGAGGCGACGCATTCGGGCTTCCGCCAAAGCATGTTCCGCTTCGCGGTCGGGTCCACTTTTCGAACTGATCTCGATTTCCCAGAGCATGGTCGTCTTGAGGTTGGCAGGTAGGGGCGGATTTCAAAATTCTCTTGGAACCGGATTCCCACGAAGCTCAGCGAGTCACGTTATGAACGCGAAATCAGCCGGCCTGATCGCATCCAAAACGTCCACTCGGTTTTTGCTGAGGGCCCCCGAAATTCGTGCATCGCCTCGACACCAAAATCGTCGATCGAACTCGAGACGAAATGGAAACCACTCTCGGAAATCCAGTTTTTCGAATCGTAGTAAATCCGCATCGACAGGCGTAGCGATGGACTCCCCTGAATGGCAAAAGCTTCAGGTTCTCACTCACTGTTGCGGAACATCCACACAGGCGTCCGTTGAATTCAACTGGAACGATCGATTGGATCACGCAAATATCGAAAATTCTTTGAATTTTCTCAATTTCGGGCAACGGCGGCGGAATCCTGAAATATGTTTTCGTCACACCTGAAAGTGTCCCCGAAGCACGATTCCCCCTCTTTGTCGGTGCTCTCTCCACCAATCGGAAGACGCTGGAGAATTTTTCTGCCCAAACTTCGACTCTATTCAATCGATTGAGAGGCTCCCACTATGCATGCACTGAAATCTTTCGCTTGCCTTTCGGCAGTTGCTCTCATGTTCCAGGGGAGCAATGCTGTCTTAGCCCAGACAGGTGATGGCACGACTTCACAAGAAGTGACCTTCGAAGACATTGTCGCGAATGCTCCTCCAATTCACCGAGTCGAAGAAGATTGGGAACTGGTTGTCAACAACCCCGATCCAAACGCAGATTGCCCACAAATTGCCACAGTTTTCGGGCCAACCGACGCGAGATTCGACACCCATACGCTCTTCGAACTCAACCATGGAACTCTTCCGAGTTTCGGTGAAGGAGGAATGCAACTGCAGGTGTGGTTTGGTGATTATTTGATTGGCTACCAGAGACAGCGAGCACCAGCTGAATTGTCAACTTCCAACGAACGAATCACTTACACCACCGCCACGGCGATCGAAGGCGGTCATCTCACCATGTCTGTTTTTAACGGAAGTTCGACAACATTCGGATCGTTCGGGGAAAGCAACGCCCTCAAAGTTTGGCTGTTCACCAATCGTGACGACCTCAATCCTTATCACCCTGGAAATTCCATCGAACACTCAAAGGTGACATTCGGAGCCAACCGAGTCGACTACTTCAAGCGATCTGCGATTCGCTTCTACGACGAAGACGGAGACCTGTACGCTCAGGACCTGACCGACCGTTACGTTCACCGACTCGCAGCAGACTAACATCCGATTCTCGAAAAACCCCAAAGTGTTTTTCGACGGTGCGAATGAATAGGCGAAACCAACCTGGTCTCGGACGTGCCACAAAGCTGTTTCGAACCAAAGAACTTCTTTAGCAACCCAACCATCCGCAGGTGATGAGACCATTTCTCACATCTTGCCCCCAACTCTTGAATCTTTACCGAACAATCCATGGTGAGGCAGCCGGTGATGAAAACCCTGCAACGAACACGATTTCGATCGAGCTTCCAGAACGACCGCAAGGGGGCCGTTCTGGTGATGGGAATTGGACTACTGGTCATTCTCTTCGCGTTCACAGCACTCGCGCTCGACATGGGTTACATCTCGCTTTCGCGAGCTGAGCTCCAGCGAAGTGCCGATGCAGCGGCGCTCGCTGCCAACATCGAACTCTACAAGTCGTGGGGCGTTGGAGCGTCGAAGACCAACGCTCAAGGAGCAGCAGCAGCACGAACGGCCGCAGTCGCGGTTGCGGCAGCGAATGAAGCAGCGGGTCGAAGTGGAACCTACATCGATAGTGCGAATGACATTCGCTTTGGATATCGGCAATGGGATCCGGCCGCCGGTCAATGGTCAATCCAGTGGGGACAAGCTCCTTACAACGCTGTTGAAGTGACGGCCCGTCGCAACAATCCCGGAAGCAACCTCGGCGATGGACCGCTCGATCTCTGGTTCGCACCAGTTATCGGTTCTCGAAACGCGACGACCACAGTGAAGGCAACTGCAGCCATTCAACCCGGGGTCACGATTCGCAATGTCCCAAACATCAAGGCTGGCATCTTGCCAATCACGCTTGATGAGCCAACTTGGGATAACCTCGTCCTGAATGGAGCTGGCTCAGACAACTACCACTGGAACGATGATACGAAAACGATCACCAGCGGCAGTGACGGCATCCTTGAAGTCAGCTTGTACCCTTACGGAAACCAAGCATTGCCGCCTGGAAACCGTGGAACAGTCGACTTCGGACATCAGGGAAACAGCACCGCAGATATCTCACGACAGATCCTCCACGGACTGAATGATTCTGACCTGTCGTACTTCGGCGGGCAGCTCGACCTGAATGCATTGCCGATGATTTTGAATGGAGACACCGGCTTGAGCGCCGGAATCAAAGATGAGCTTGAGGCGATTAAAGGCGAGCCGCGGATGATTCCGATTTTCTCGCAGGTTTCAGGTAACGGAAACAATGCGAACTACACCATCGTCAAGTTTGTTCCGATTCGAATCATGTACGTCAAATTGACCGGTAAGCCGAGCGGAAAGACCGTTGTCATTCAACCTGCGGTTTACACCGACCCCAGCGTAGTCGGCGGAGATACCGTCATTCTGGAAGACTCCGTCCTCGCTCCGGCTGGACTCATTCACTGATCAACAGAACCCCTCAACGTTCTGATCACCTTCAACGATCCCCTCACATCTAACCTCGAGTGATCTCATGCGACGTCAACTTCGAAACAGCAATCAGAAAAAATCTCGGTTGGGAGCCGCAATTGTCGAAACTGCGGTCATGATGCCGATCCTGCTCAGCGTCACTTTCGGGGTGATCGAGTTCGGTCGTGCCTTCATGGTCTCCAACCTGATTACGAATGCTGCACGTGAAGGAAGTCGTCAAGCGATCATCAAGGGAGTGTCGACCGCCGATGTGAAAACTGCGGTGATTGACCAAGTCCGCAACACGGTTGGAGCGACTCTGACAACCAATCAGGTCACTGTGACAATTACACCTTACACAGGGAATCCAAATCCGAACAACGAATGCTTGAATGCCTCAACACGAGATCTCATCGTTGTTGGAGTCAGTGTCCCCTACACCGACGTCGGCTACTTCTTCCGCTATCTGACGAGTGTCAACCTTAAGGCATCAGCTGCGATGCGTCACGAATAGCCCATCAAGACTGAGTTGTTGAGACAACCTCGAAAATCAAGACAGCGGCGGCGAGTCATCTCGCCGCCGCTGTTCTCATTTCTGCAATCTCAGTTTTCTGTTTGCGAAGTGACCTCCTCGCATTGTCAGCTGCTGCTCAGGCAGGTTTCAAATGTGAGTTCGACGGAATCGCTCACGCGTCTAACATGTTGCAGGTTGGACTGATCTCCGGTTTCAGTTCGACATTCTCATAACATGAAATCAGTTTGAATCCCATGGCAGATCGCATCGACATCAATTTCGACGGATCAGATTGGCAACTCTCCTGCGAGCAGTTCATCGACGCTCCAATCGAAGACGTGTTTCAGTTCTTTTCGGACGCAGAGAATCTGGAAGCGATCACCCCTCCCTGGTTGAATTTCCGCATTGTGACGCCTCGACCAATTCAGATGCGAGAGGGTGCGCTGATCGACTATCGACTTGCTTTGCGAAGGATTCCGATTCGCTGGCGAACGAGAATCGCGGAATGGAACCCTCCGTACTCGTTCGTCGACGAACAGCTTCGCGGCCCCTATCGAAAATGGGTCCACGAACACACGTTCATCTCCAAAGATGGTGGAACACAAGTTTCGGATATCGTGTACTATCAAGTTCCGGGACCTCGATTCTTGCATGAAAGACTGGTCAACAGTGATCTGCGGCGAATCTTCCAATTCCGGCAGGATGTCCTTGCTCAACACTTTCACGAAACAAACGTCGTCTCATGAGTGATGTTCCGACAGCTCGAATCCGAACACTGAATGAAGAAGAGGTTCGAGAAAAGGGTGACTATGTTCTCTACTGGATGATTGCCAACCGGAGATCAAAGTCGAACTTCTCTCTCCAACGTGCCGTCGAATGGGCGAATTTGCTCGACAAACCTTTGATCGTCTTCGAGGCGCTTCGAGTCAATTATCGCTGGGCCAGCGACAGGATTCATCGTTTCGTTCTTCAGGGCATGGCTGATCAAAAGAAGGACTTCGAAGACGCTGGCGTCACGTATTACCCGTATGTCGAACCGACGCAAAACGACGGACGACACCTGCTGACAACACTCGCCGAAAATTCTGCGGTTGTCGTGACGGATGACTTTCCGTCATTTTTCATCCCGACCATGCTGCGACTCGTTTCTCGCAAACTCGAGGTGAAGCTCGAAGCGGTCGACTCCAATGGACTCTTCCCCATGAGGTCCACGAACGAAGTCTTCAAAACGGCTCATTCGTTTCGCCGCTTCCTGCAAAAGTCGTTACGACCTCACCTGGACGAGTTTCCCGAAGTCGATTCCATTAAAACTAATGGCCTTCCGGATTCCGTTCCCGTCCCGAAGAAGATTTTAAAGAAGTGGCCCGCTGCTTCGGCAGATCTTTTAAAAGCAACAAGCAAAGCATTGTCCGATCTTCCAATCGACCACTCAGTCGGTCCGGCCGCTTTCGATGGCGGTCGCAATGCAGCAGACGATGTCCTCGACCAGTTCATGAAGGATCGACTGGATCGATACGGCGATGGCCGAAACCATCCCGACGAAGACGCCAGCAGCGGCCTCTCTCCGTATATCCACTTCGGTCACATTTCGTCTCACACAGTCTTCCAAAGAATTGCGGACCACGAAGACTGGTCGACCGATCAACTCTCAAAAAAGACTTCAGGCTCGCGCGAGGGCTGGTGGGGAATGTCTTCCTCGTCAGAGAGCTTCCTCGACGAACTGATCACATGGAGAGAACTCGGGTACAACATGTGTGCACATCGCAGCGATTACGATCAGTACGAATCGCTCCCTGACTGGGCGAAAGAAACGATCGAAGAACATGCTGAGGACGACCGCCCTCACACCTATAGTCTCGAAGAATTTGAACGGGCTGAAACTCACGACGAAATCTGGAACGCTGCCCAGCGACAACTCGTCCGTGACGGTAGACTGCACAACTATCTACGCATGCTGTGGGGCAAGAAAATCTTTCAATGGTCGACGACGCCGCAAGACGCTTTGAAAGTCATGATCGAACTCAACAACAAATACGCGGTCGATGGGCGCAACCCCAACAGCTATTCAGGGATTTTCTGGGTGTTGGGAAGATACGATCGCGCGTGGGGTCCGGAGCGTCCCATCTTCGGGAAGATTCGCTACATGACCAGCGAAAGCACCCAAAAGAAGCTCAAGATGTCCGAGTACTTAGAGAAGTATTCTGAGTAACAATTGGCAGCTCATCGTGTGATCACTTTCGAAGTTGTGGACGTCACACGATCATCGATTGAGAGCTATTCCCGAATCGCTCAATGGACACAGCACCCTGTTGGACGGAGAAGAACAATGGGAGAACGCAAATCTGCTCATGAGTCGTGGGAAGGGTTTATCGAACAACGAATTCAAGACGCCCAGAACGAAGGCGAATTCGACAACCTCCACGGACAGGGAAAACCGATTCCGGGTATCGAAAAGGCTCTCGACTCGGACTGGTGGCTGAAAGACAAACTCAAGCGGGAACAGCTCAGCATTGTTCCCCCACTGATTGAAGCTCGACGTGACATCGAACAGACCTTGAACGAAATCAAATCGCTGGCCAATGAAGATTTCGTCCGAACCGAACTCGAAAAGCTCAACCAGCGAGTCCTTCAAGCCATTCAATCTCCATCGCCAAGCCCTCCCATCGTCGTTCTACCAGTGAACATCGAGAGGGAAATTGCACTCTGGAAAGAGTCCAAAAACGCCGGCACTCCATCACCATAAAGCTCTATCGCTTTCAGTTTGCTCAAAACCAATATGCCGACGAGTGTGCTTAGCTTCGCGAGCCTTGGCCATTCGCTGCAAACCATTTTAGCGCTGCAGCTTCTTGACCTTTCTGAACAATCACGACGACCGAGTCACCGACCCGCAACTGATCATCCCCGGAAGCCACCTCAACGTACTCTTCGCGGACGATCGCTGCGATCAGGCAATCTTTGATCTGCAAGTCGCGAAGTGCCCCCGCCGTGCACGGTGCTCCTTCTCGCACTTCAACTTCCCAAACCTGAGCCGCTCCGCCAGCGATCGAACTTTGCCTCGCAATTGGCCCCGTCTGGATCATTCCGACGATCTCGCCGGCCATCACTTCTCTTGGGCTGACAGCGAGATCGATCCCGATCTTCTCAAGCACGTTCACATAATCCGGTCGGCGCACAATGCTGATGATGCGTGATGCTCCCAGCTCTTTCGCTTCTGCCCCACAAATGATATTGTCTTCGTCTCGCCCCATTGCAGCCACGAAAACATCGACCGAACTGACTCGTGCTTCTTCGAGTTCATTCTGATTCGTCGCATCTCCCGCCAGAACCGTCACCGACTCGAGTCGACTTCCTAACAACTGACAGCGTTCCTGATCCGCTTCGAGGACGACCACGCGATAGCGTCGACTGTCGAGGAGCTTCGCCAGATGAAAACCGATCTCTCCACCCCCGGCGATAATCACCGACATCGTTCGATGAGTCCGCGCCTCGAATTGACTCTTCACATCTTCGAGCGCCGTCGACTTGCCGATCAGCGTCACACGGTCACCCGGCTGAATGACCTCATCAGCTGTCGGAACTGAAGGCCCCTTGTTACCGACGAGCAATCCAATGCGAACTGTCGCTGGCAGATTCAAATCCCGAATCGATCGTCCAACCGCGGCAGACCGCTGATCAACTCCGACCTCCAACACTTCCACTCCACCACGTGCGAAACTTTCGACTGCAAACAATCCCGGTGCTCGCAAGCCCTTCGCAAGTTCCAGAGCAGTCAGTTTTTCGAGACTGAGAAGCCGATCGATTCCGAAATGCCGCTGATAATCGAAGGTACTGAAATCACGATATGCAGGGTTGAAGACGCGAGCGACGGTCGTCTTCGCCCCCATCACTTTGGACAAGCTCGCCCCGACAAGATTCACTTCGTCGCGGCTCGTCACTGCCAGACAAATCTCGGCGTTCTGAACCCCCGCCTGAAACAACGGAATCGACTCGCACGCGGACCCCAGCACAGTTTGAACATCAAGCTGTTCTTCAACACGATTCAGCACGTCGCGTTGTTCATCAACGATGCAAACGTTTACATCCTGCTGAACAAGCAAATCCGCGATCGATCTTCCGACCGTACCGGCACCAAGAATCACTGCGTGCATAGGTTGTCACTTGTGGTCAAAATTACACAGCCATCACTGAGCAAGATTCCGGCGCGGTCTCATGCTCATTCGACGACAAATACTCATGCTTCCCGACAACACATTATGTCATCTCCTCACTGCTTCCCGGAAGTTGCAAAGCACGCTGCAACGATCCCACGAGAGGTCGAATGTGAGGTGCTGCCAGAAAAATTCGAGATGTCACCGTTGAGCGAGGGAACAAATTGGTAATGAAATCGAGGCAGAATTCTGTTCCAGTGTGTCGGATCAAGACCGCGTTGGAGTAATGGCCAGCATAGACCTGATCATCAGCCTTCAACTCGTCATAAACATCTTCGATTCGCGGGACTGCGGGACTTTGATTTCCATTTTCCGGATGCCCTGGGCTCCCCAAACCGGAATGCGGTGGATTGTTGCCGCCACCGGCCTGCGAGCCTTCAGCCTCTCTCTCTTCAGAGACGGGACCGGTTGAAGGATCGGACTTTGGAACCGGAAGCTGGGGAAGTTCGCCAAACCGCTGCTCATAGTTTTCGACGTTGCTTCGGAGCGCCATCAAAAACTGACGAGCAACCAGATACGGAAGTACACATCGTGAGACGATTCGCTGTTGCTCTCCCATTCTCAACACGAAATCGAGAACAACCTCAGTCTGCCCCGTAAGAACCATCACTCCGTTTGCGAAAACCCCTTCTCCGACCCGACTGGGAACGCGTGCGCTCAGATTCTGATGTTGAACCTGAGCCTGAATTGGCTGGGGAAAAGAAGCCGGGTCTGGAAGAGGATCGGAAGGATTCCTGCCGGA is part of the Thalassoglobus sp. JC818 genome and encodes:
- a CDS encoding pilus assembly protein TadG-related protein, translating into MKTLQRTRFRSSFQNDRKGAVLVMGIGLLVILFAFTALALDMGYISLSRAELQRSADAAALAANIELYKSWGVGASKTNAQGAAAARTAAVAVAAANEAAGRSGTYIDSANDIRFGYRQWDPAAGQWSIQWGQAPYNAVEVTARRNNPGSNLGDGPLDLWFAPVIGSRNATTTVKATAAIQPGVTIRNVPNIKAGILPITLDEPTWDNLVLNGAGSDNYHWNDDTKTITSGSDGILEVSLYPYGNQALPPGNRGTVDFGHQGNSTADISRQILHGLNDSDLSYFGGQLDLNALPMILNGDTGLSAGIKDELEAIKGEPRMIPIFSQVSGNGNNANYTIVKFVPIRIMYVKLTGKPSGKTVVIQPAVYTDPSVVGGDTVILEDSVLAPAGLIH
- the trkA gene encoding Trk system potassium transporter TrkA, with the protein product MHAVILGAGTVGRSIADLLVQQDVNVCIVDEQRDVLNRVEEQLDVQTVLGSACESIPLFQAGVQNAEICLAVTSRDEVNLVGASLSKVMGAKTTVARVFNPAYRDFSTFDYQRHFGIDRLLSLEKLTALELAKGLRAPGLFAVESFARGGVEVLEVGVDQRSAAVGRSIRDLNLPATVRIGLLVGNKGPSVPTADEVIQPGDRVTLIGKSTALEDVKSQFEARTHRTMSVIIAGGGEIGFHLAKLLDSRRYRVVVLEADQERCQLLGSRLESVTVLAGDATNQNELEEARVSSVDVFVAAMGRDEDNIICGAEAKELGASRIISIVRRPDYVNVLEKIGIDLAVSPREVMAGEIVGMIQTGPIARQSSIAGGAAQVWEVEVREGAPCTAGALRDLQIKDCLIAAIVREEYVEVASGDDQLRVGDSVVVIVQKGQEAAALKWFAANGQGSRS
- a CDS encoding deoxyribodipyrimidine photolyase, which gives rise to MSDVPTARIRTLNEEEVREKGDYVLYWMIANRRSKSNFSLQRAVEWANLLDKPLIVFEALRVNYRWASDRIHRFVLQGMADQKKDFEDAGVTYYPYVEPTQNDGRHLLTTLAENSAVVVTDDFPSFFIPTMLRLVSRKLEVKLEAVDSNGLFPMRSTNEVFKTAHSFRRFLQKSLRPHLDEFPEVDSIKTNGLPDSVPVPKKILKKWPAASADLLKATSKALSDLPIDHSVGPAAFDGGRNAADDVLDQFMKDRLDRYGDGRNHPDEDASSGLSPYIHFGHISSHTVFQRIADHEDWSTDQLSKKTSGSREGWWGMSSSSESFLDELITWRELGYNMCAHRSDYDQYESLPDWAKETIEEHAEDDRPHTYSLEEFERAETHDEIWNAAQRQLVRDGRLHNYLRMLWGKKIFQWSTTPQDALKVMIELNNKYAVDGRNPNSYSGIFWVLGRYDRAWGPERPIFGKIRYMTSESTQKKLKMSEYLEKYSE
- a CDS encoding TadE/TadG family type IV pilus assembly protein; the protein is MRRQLRNSNQKKSRLGAAIVETAVMMPILLSVTFGVIEFGRAFMVSNLITNAAREGSRQAIIKGVSTADVKTAVIDQVRNTVGATLTTNQVTVTITPYTGNPNPNNECLNASTRDLIVVGVSVPYTDVGYFFRYLTSVNLKASAAMRHE
- a CDS encoding DUF1992 domain-containing protein, which encodes MGERKSAHESWEGFIEQRIQDAQNEGEFDNLHGQGKPIPGIEKALDSDWWLKDKLKREQLSIVPPLIEARRDIEQTLNEIKSLANEDFVRTELEKLNQRVLQAIQSPSPSPPIVVLPVNIEREIALWKESKNAGTPSP
- a CDS encoding DUF3467 domain-containing protein; its protein translation is MDANGGSPPDDEESERDRSDEKDSGRNPSDPLPDPASFPQPIQAQVQHQNLSARVPSRVGEGVFANGVMVLTGQTEVVLDFVLRMGEQQRIVSRCVLPYLVARQFLMALRSNVENYEQRFGELPQLPVPKSDPSTGPVSEEREAEGSQAGGGNNPPHSGLGSPGHPENGNQSPAVPRIEDVYDELKADDQVYAGHYSNAVLIRHTGTEFCLDFITNLFPRSTVTSRIFLAAPHIRPLVGSLQRALQLPGSSEEMT
- a CDS encoding SRPBCC family protein, giving the protein MADRIDINFDGSDWQLSCEQFIDAPIEDVFQFFSDAENLEAITPPWLNFRIVTPRPIQMREGALIDYRLALRRIPIRWRTRIAEWNPPYSFVDEQLRGPYRKWVHEHTFISKDGGTQVSDIVYYQVPGPRFLHERLVNSDLRRIFQFRQDVLAQHFHETNVVS